A single genomic interval of Electrophorus electricus isolate fEleEle1 chromosome 4, fEleEle1.pri, whole genome shotgun sequence harbors:
- the cep126 gene encoding centrosomal protein of 126 kDa produces MQVLKEPLFYSSIRSGVDGEVEDDNELLFQEQKSCRARARKFSLETNRRRKALEERRRQWDVQEQLLRENILQQRKQRLLEDTERFQRAHLPPSQKRRPASSKAAVNLDEALSHIHGALGSYAYQSSFLSSASNLSRSGTSSAKPPGGSSGSRNLRAHSAAETYVKLVQERNSGDFRTSQLQEAELPVEDSEQARLQEHNDAVFSCTESLSSLDSLEPAPELLHKVHGDNPTCCPSSSLGLLEVQDAKRPSSPQGRLNCPSSNNPPRRFLEEVLSQQGIPCSRPLSPVLRDDESSGEEQSVQDLTHAVEQCSLAGQSQGPYTQATPSRQQDSGANAGHMTSSYGWAVQGNTERDKGSVVTPCKTQTAPDTTPLEFSRLIQESNSSIPMKAPEGKHAKHPPVTDAACRYGKGEDLFCVSSGTAASLNAPSVGNPALLKAAMDGSFQSHRSETDGDGIISKREARLESYVERCKRGDPLVPIDECTDVRVREAAIPKSSSTTEEPEWMSAKSVASPPTRRSGDVRFLKGILKKQSKYVTRNVKLSHRPEHFVFTRQVAMSIRDSMELARAKVREPDSNEGMKKKLRWFDEVNGNEEEDEGGVGSKPPATKNQLNRPPQQPLPDHLQGPYRSAYLNVPTAIPKTSMTSTGPDSTRQAWADGGYQEGRQQVREESRPKRAAPHVAAPRVIRRVRSGHVSSRARRGTIIRPQSTSEAQHVIATQGVTMVPRPPPRSEVVEDGSNKALLNITRTAYNEDCPTGKPGLVSEEAACKNSLDSQPLPLRHVLQTEEASPFSPAQPSYAYTYETVAKGVYALFQSNTEVGGAKSGPPCEKNGICLDRTPTDEEISLLWHGVRSALASKDGEPRSFLTNGPLSASAQARANLSHVAVSGIKAVTRMGGIFLTPSNTRTPVRRPTVENTMVKSRTHIDHGRSQAAAPGDRCKSRFFYQAIVPISGYKTDQIVHDEGPVVMESDGQAALDVAQSQRAGLVQQKRGQAFGLSALSLEEQKLLQSLDRLNERLHNVQDVAMCNAALKGVFALDPAYNQSPQPSEALGVTLHRYHVGSADSRSRTHRRY; encoded by the exons ATGCAAGTCCTGAAAGAACCTCTCTTCTATTC AAGCATTAGGTCCGGTGTGGATGGGGAGGTTGAGGATGACAACGAATTACTGTTTCAGGAACAGAAGTCTTGTCGTGCTCGTGCCCGCAAATTCTCCTTGGAAACAAATCGACGCAGAAA ggctctggaagagaggagaaggcaGTGGGATGTCCAGGAGCAGTTACTGCGGGAGAATATTTTGCAGCAGCGCAAGCAGAGATTACTGGAGGACACAGAGCGGTTTCAAAGAGCACACCTCCCACCTTCACAGAAGAGGAGACCAG CCTCTAGTAAAGCAGCAGTCAACTTGGATGAAGCACTCAGTCATATTCACGGGGCCTTGGGCTCATATGCTTATCAGTCTTCATTCTTATCTAGTGCCTCCAACCTTAGCAG GAGTGGCACTTCCTCAGCGAAGCCACCAGGGGGCTCTAGTGGCTCTCGCAACCTTCGAGCGCATTCTGCGGCTGAAACCTATGTCAAGCTCGTGCAGGAGAGAAACTCAGGTGACTTTAGGACCAGCCAGCTGCAGGAGGCCGAGCTTCCAGTGGAGGACTCTGAACAGGCCCGTCTACAG GAGCATAATGATGCTGTCTTTAGCTGTACAGAAAGCCTTTCTAGCCTGGATAGCCTGGAGCCTGCCCCAGAGCTTCTCCATAAGGTCCATGGTGACAACCCCACCTGCTGCCCTAGCTCCTCTCTGGGACTGCTGGAGGTCCAGGATGCCAAGAGACCCTCATCACCCCAGGGGCGGCTCAACTGTCCATCATCCAACAATCCACCAAGGAGGTTCCTGGAGGAGGTGTTAAGTCAGCAGGGCATCCCCTGTTCTAGGCCACTATCGCCTGTGCTTAGAGATGATGAGTCATCGGGTGAAGAGCAGAGCGTCCAGGATCTCACACATGCAGTGGAGCAGTGCAGCCTGGCGGGGCAGTCCCAGGGCCCCTACACGCAGGCTACTCCCAGCCGTCAGCAGGACTCGGGTGCTAACGCAGGACATATGACTTCCTCTTATGGCTGGGCTGTTCAAGGGAATACTGAAAGAGACAAAGGCTCTGTAGTTACCCCCTGCAAAACACAGACCGCACCAGATACAACACCTCTGGAATTCTCCAGGCTGATTCAGGAGTCAAACTCTTCCATCCCGATGAAAGCACCGGAGGGGAAACATGCGAAACATCCACCGGTGACGGATGCTGCCTGCAGATATGGAAAGGGAGAGGATTTATTCTGTGTCTCTTCTGGCACTGCTGCCAGTCTAAATGCTCCAAGTGTTGGGAACCCAGCCTTACTGAAAGCAGCAATGGATGGTTCTTTCCAGTCCCATAGGAGTGAAACAGATGGAGATGGCATCATTTCCAAGAGAGAAGCCAGACTCGAGAGCTATGTGGAGAGGTGTAAAAGAGGAGATCCTTTGGTTCCAATTGATGAATGCACTGATGTGCGAGTGAGAGAGGCTGCTATTCCCAAGTCTTCCAGTACCACAGAAGAGCCAGAGTGGATGTCAGCAAAGTCTGTGGCCAGCCCCCCAACCCGCCGAAGTGGTGACGTGCGCTTCCTCAAAGGGATTCTTAAGAAGCAGTCCAAGTATGTGACAAGAAATGTCAAACTCTCTCATAGGCCAGAGCATTTCGTTTTCACCAGACAAGTAGCCATGTCTATCAGAGACAGCATGGAGCTTGCCAGGGCGAAGGTCCGAGAGCCAGACAGCAACGAGGGAATGAAGAAGAAACTGCGCTGGTTTGACGAGGTGAACGgcaatgaggaagaggatgagggaggagtCGGAAGCAAGCCTCCAGCAACTAAAAATCAACTAAATCGTCCACCTCAACAGCCTTTACCAGATCACCTGCAGGGACCATACCGCTCAGCCTATCTAAACGTACCCACAGCCATACCAAAGACCAGTATGACTTCCACTGGACCAGACAGCACCAGGCAGGCCTGGGCAGATGGTGGATACCAGGAGGGAAGGCAGCAGGTGCGAGAGGAGTCCAGGCCCAAGAGAGCAGCTCCTCATGTGGCTGCACCCCGAGTTATCCGGAGGGTGCGCTCAGGCCACGTTTCTTCTCGGGCCAGGAGGGGCACCATAATCAGGCCACAGTCCACTAGCGAGGCACAACACGTGATCGCAACCCAGGGGGTGACCATGGTGCCTCGACCCCCTCCTCGATCTGAGGTGGTGGAGGATGGCTCAAACAAGGCCCTCTTAAACATCACCAGGACAGCTTACAATGAAGACTGCCCCACTGGCAAACCGGGGCTGGTGTCAGAGGAGGCTGCTTGTAAGAACAGTCTAGACAGTCAGCCTCTACCTCTGCGACATGTCCTCCAAACAGAGGAGGCCAGTCCATTTTCCCCAGCACAACCCTCCTATGCCTACACATACGAGACAGTGGCCAAAGGCGTCTATGCCCTCTTCCAGTCGAACACCGAGGTAGGAGGCGCCAAGAGTGGGCCCCCATGTGAGAAGAACGGCATCTGCTTGGATCGCACACCAACAGATGAGGAGATCTCACTGCTGTGGCATGGAGTTCGTAGTGCTTTAGCCAGCAAAGATG GTGAGCCTCGAAGCTTCCTGACTAATGGCCCGTTGTCTGCTTCTGCTCAAGCCCGTGCCAATTTGTCCCATGTTGCTGTCAGTGGCATCAAAGCAGTCACAAGAATGGGGGGCATTTTTCTCACCCCTTCCAACA CGAGGACTCCAGTGAGGAGACCTACTGTGGAGAATACTATGGTAAAGAGCAGAACACATATTGATCATGGCAGGAGCCAAGCTGCAGCACCAGGGGACAGGTGCAAGTCTCGTTTTTTTTATcag GCTATAGTGCCAATAAGTGGATACAAGACTGACCAGATAGTGCATGATGAAG GCCCAGTAGTAATGGAGAGCGATGGGCAGGCGGCCCTGGACGTGGCTCAATCCCAGAGGGCCGGCTTGGTTCAGCAGAAGCGAGGCCAGGCGTTCGGCCTCAGTGCCCTCTCACTGGAGGAGCAGAAGCTCCTGCAGTCCCTCGACAGGCTGAACGAGCGCCTGCACA ATGTGCAGGATGTGGCTATGTGTAACGCTGCACTCAAGGGTGTCTTTGCCCTGGACCCTGCATAT AACCAGTCGCCCCAGCCAAGTGAGGCTTTGGGTGTTACCCTGCACCGATACCATGTGGGCTCAGCCGACAGCCGCTCCCGCACTCACAGACGCTACTGA